The following proteins are co-located in the Syngnathus scovelli strain Florida chromosome 5, RoL_Ssco_1.2, whole genome shotgun sequence genome:
- the evpla gene encoding envoplakin a, producing MSKKKDTSVKVITRTQPTNLAMLVAQMQKNADIVEKDILQSEQLLAEDAENERKELPLKHQNQLCDTLGEAESLLKDLFLDVDTAKKLKHPQAKEIESDVLHLHERWLKDCTFYRDIYEQIDDVSHMPRIDWAPIFNTKQAQVGSNQYGPTIAELEKQIASHKLLHQEIEAYNPQLCVSSAGTKENYVGLKKQYNNLLETSKWRGHYLGSLYEYMQGCNKELTFLGEEQDKIKKQDWSDRMVDPPDVRRQYENFKNNSLLSHESEVNKLQDEGDRLIESKHPASATVQAQRDAVRNEWQKFLHLCICQETHLDNLEQYKKYQLDTEQLSENLSKLNRSLDPKLMNRVSSSEMLLQLEAEEKAVQDSEQLLADLRRRSTTIAPLKQRRTIPNRSVTLESLCDWESSKGPLSRGEKCTLKSNPENENWDVITNKGVTNTFPGVCFVIPPPDPEAINKVDILGGELGDIKKRRASLAESLKNHKSEMARSLQSAPPSTPTLDPRLSALGLRLDKLNADLGDADKDMLNRIRSPLSRSNPSGDLLNRLKEQEHAGRTLKGLEQEKLAARDDLQPLLSKDPNASFALPLKLSNAENKYDGLSGLADLYNKKANASLNLENQIKKVDGLISGFENRLSEDGPILDVTNSIQTASDSLHQQRKAVASAQPEMRKLSQDLETTEQLCSSLQQGYQEFCPDILRQRTEVKQLHNRYANLDHQLKERENILQEAAAKNQEFQSSAKSLNFFLNNLPKNNISYKDDVSSVSALYNSQERVMDDLKRKGNDVDRLSDLSQDLQLLLGEYDTNIGKFNSTLEDAGATIAKRPYTLTLAEAVQKEERDLVNRYAEASAENGQRQIQMGLAQNLMMKNDEKVQLLAQHQVQLESQQRNALDLNNLSRELDEERERTLHVEANLKAFRDRLMSLRNRRGVERVEEKEVLQYYRDPKLETDLLELQKVLNEEYRRRTMIQSEIDIYNKRFAQFEDNLKNSAPKLLTREVTEFEKDPQLDIDAAMLRDEISRLREDIRLRSSEYMQIKSEFEFLQQKKPLIKERVVKKEVLKVEKDPEMMRSVRKFETEISEETSRVKMINDEVFQMRSQINALERMIPNIQPKIITKEVKKVEQDPELIAESKRTRVSVENEIMENNSLSKELFSLHSRYREVQALKPKVEVKEIVNEIFRIDPNTEVEILRLRKDIQDANAQRSVIDRDITKIGSEVNFLRAQKPRIETKEVLQEVVKEERSPENVREIQRLNEQINIIHNNYNFFQDQLRKLRRERDEWKIEKSKIETKILTRDVIKYEPDPLLEKEADRLRRELRDEAQRRRSTEELVFDLKNKYILLERQKPEEKVVVQEVVRLQKDPRQVHEHERLRRTLDEEVMTRRQIDLEFQQLRTKVEEYERLLRASDEHQKRIIAESELKELRMRIHQLEHAPPAVSENIVVEEVLKVERDPKLERLTSALRSDMDKETSDILRLQRDIRNITLRLEVLQKEKSVEKKVYKEVVRVEKDQAVEAERDRLREQVSKMKFGRQDIEAQIKRLSTRTSHMMTTRSSSSREETTLTMNRDNLLREKDNLTRELRTLEAKKNDINLSFEQQSRLMSERSQMSRNRSMKMGSDVQQMEREIMSEKDKIHMRDSTIRELMLSLQKEEHAETRTKETNVSTKITILDPDTGKDMSPYDAYLRRLIDRQQYIHLQELECDWEEITSVGPDGETSVLLDRKSGNQYPIKDALRDSRLTQMDLDRYKQGQLHISELALLVAGESKSKAQFNSFVPNANTPLMSASIDYAATQTYPIAGIMDTNTNTCFTVRSAAMRKLIDTTTAQKLLEAQAATGGIIDITARDRHSVQKAASRGLIDESQLQRLLNAQKAYTGVEDPVTKQRLSVGEAIQKGWMPKESATWYMEAQHLTGGLVDPNSNRRISIVDAIGSKMIDSNMMRDIQSETNYKKDITDPLTKQKINYKQALDRCKRDPNSGLLMLPASSKESGYTPTYNRYARF from the exons TGGTCGCCCAGATGCAAAAGAATGCAGACATAGTGGAGAAAGACATCCTCCAGTCTGAGCAACTCTTGGCTGAG GATGCAGAAAATGAGCGGAAAGAGCTCCCTTTGAAGCATCAAAATCAGCTCTGTGACACGCTGGGCGAAGCTGAGAGCCTTTTGAAAGACCTCTTTTTGGACGTGGACACAGCCAAGAAGCTCAAACATCCGCAGGCCAAAGAGATCGAGAGCGA TGTCCTCCACCTTCACGAACGCTGGCTGAAGGACTGCACTTTCTATCGAGACATCTATGAGCAGATTGATGACGTGTCACACATGCCCAGGATTGACTGGGCGCCTATTTTTAATACAAAGCAG GCACAAGTGGGCAGTAACCAGTATGGGCCTACCATCGCAGAATTGGAGAAACAAATTGCTTCTCACAAACTCCTGCACCAGGAGATCGAAGCCTACAATCCGCAACTGTGCGTTAGCTCTGCTGGTACCAAG GAGAACTACGTGGGCCTCAAGAAACAGTACAACAACCTTCTT GAAACCTCGAAGTGGCGCGGCCACTACTTGGGCAGCCTTTATGAGTACATGCAAGGCTGCAACAAGGAGCTGACTTTCCTGGGAGAGGAGCAGGATAAGATCAAGAAGCAGGACTGGAGTGACAGGATGGTGGATCCTCCAGATGTCCGCAGGCAGTATGAG AACTTCAAGAACAACAGTCTGTTGTCACACGAGAGCGAGGTGAACAAACTCCAGGATGAAGGAGACAGACTTATTGAGAGCAAGCACCCTGCCAGCGCTACCGTACAG GCTCAAAGAGACGCCGTACGCAACGAGTGGCAGAAGTTCCTTCACTTGTGCATTTGTCAGGAGACACACCTGGACAATTTGGAGCAGTATAAAAAG TACCAACTGGACACAGAGCAACTGTCAGAGAATCTGAGCAAACTCAACAGAAGCTTGGACCCAAAACTTATGAACAGAGTGAGCAGCTCAGAGATGCTGCTGCAACTCGAG GCGGAAGAGAAAGCTGTGCAGGACAGTGAGCAGCTGCTGGCGGACCTGAGAAGGCGCAGCACCACCATTGCTCCACTGAAGCAACGTCGTACCATCCCAAACAGATCAGTCACATTGGAGTCCCTCTGCGACTGGGAGTCGAGCAAG GGACCTCTTTCAAGAGGCGAGAAGTGTACCTTAAAGTCTAACCCCGAGAATGAGAACTGGGACGTTATAACCAACAAAGGGGTCACTAACACCTTCCCAGGGGTTTGCTTTGTGATCCCACCGCCTGATCCAGAGGCCATCAACAAAGTGGACAT TTTGGGTGGTGAACTGGGAGACATTAAGAAGAGGAGAGCCTCTCTGGCAGAAAGCCTCAAGAACCACAAGTCAGAGATGGCCAGGTCCTTGCAATCAG CCCCACCGTCGACTCCCACATTGGACCCCAGACTGTCAGCGCTGGGTCTCCGGTTGGACAAACTGAACGCCGACCTGGGCGATGCTGATAAAGACATGCTGAACCGCATACGATCCCCACTGAGTCGCTCCAACCCCAGTGGAGATCTGCTCAACAGGCTGAAGGAACAGGAA CATGCTGGCAGGACACTGAAAGGTCTGGAGCAGGAGAAGCTTGCAGCTCGGGATGATTTGCAGCCTCTTCTGTCCAAAGATCCTAATGCCTCCTTCGCGCTGCCACTCAAACTCAGCAATGCCGAAAACAAGTATGATGGCCTCTCTGGACTTGCTGACCTATATAACAAGAA AGCAAATGCTTCCCTCAACCTCGAGAATCAGATAAAGAAGGTGGATGGCCTCATCTCAGGGTTTGAGAATAGGCTCAGTGAAGATGGCCCAATACTTGACGTGACAAACTCCATTCAAACTGCTAGTGACAGCCTTCAT CAACAACGGAAAGCTGTGGCATCGGCTCAGCCCGAGATGAGGAAGCTGAGTCAGGACCTAGAGACCACTGAGCAGCTATGCAGTTCACTGCAGCAGGGCTACCAGGAGTTCTGTCCCGACATCCTACGTCAGAGAACAGAGGTCAAACAGCTGCACAACCGCTATGCAAACCTGGACCACCAGCTAAAGGAGAG AGAGAACATCTTACAAGAAGCTGCCGCCAAAAACCAGGAGTTCCAAAGTTCAGCCAAATCCCTAAATTTTTTCCTGAACAACCTGCCAAAAAACAATATCAGCTACAAGGATGATGTGTCTTCAGTGTCTGCTCTTTACAACTCGCAGGAG AGGGTGATGGACGACCTGAAACGGAAAGGCAATGATGTAGACAGACTGTCCGACCTGTCTCAAGACCTTCAGCTTCTGCTTGGT GAGTATGATACCAACATTGGCAAATTCAACAGTACGCTAGAAGATGCTGGCGCCACTATTGCAAAGAGACCGTATACGCTCACACTTGCTGAAGCTGTCCAGAAAGAG GAAAGGGATCTGGTCAATCGCTACGCTGAGGCGTCAGCCGAAAATGGTCAACGGCAAATACAGATGGGGTTGGCCCAGAATCTCATGATGAAA AATGATGAGAAAGTTCAGTTGTTGGCACAACATCAGGTGCAACTGGAAAGCCAGCAAAGGAATGCTTTGGATCTAAACAATCTTTCCAGAGAGCTGGATGAAGAGAGGGAGAGGACCCTTCACGTTGAGGCGAATCTAAAAGCCTTCAGAGATAGGCTGATGTCACTGAGGAATCGCAGAGGAGTAGAGCGTGTTGAGGAAAAAGAAGTGCTTCAATACTACCGTGACCCCAAACTGGAGACTGACTTACTAGAACTTCAGAAGGTACTTAACGAAGAGTATCGGAGACGGACCATGATCCAGAGTGAGATTGACATCTATAACAAGAGATTTGCCCAATTTGAGGACAACCTGAAAAATTCTGCACCAAAACTCTTGACGAGAGAAGTGACAGAGTTTGAGAAAGACCCTCAGCTCGATATCGATGCTGCCATGCTGAGAGATGAAATATCAAGATTGAGAGAAGACATCCGACTGAGAAGCTCGGAGTACATGCAGATAAAGTCAGAGTTTGAGTTCCTCCAACAGAAGAAACCACTTATTAAAGAGAGGGTGGTTAAGAAGGAGGTACTGAAAGTAGAAAAAGACCCAGAGATGATGAGATCTGTGCGGAAATTTGAGACCGAAATTTCGGAAGAAACGAGCAGGGTTAAAATGATTAATGATGAAGTATTCCAAATGAGAAGCCAGATTAATGCCCTTGAAAGAATGATTCCAAACATCCAGCCTAAGATCATTACAAAGGAAGTTAAAAAGGTCGAACAAGACCCCGAACTCATCGCAGAATCAAAGAGGACTCGGGTATCGGTGGAGAATGAGATAATGGAAAACAACTCCTTGTCCAAAGAGCTGTTTAGCCTCCACAGTCGCTACAGGGAAGTTCAAGCTCTGAAACCAAAAGTTGAGGTGAAGGAAATCGTTAATGAGATATTCCGCATTGATCCAAACACAGAGGTAGAAATTTTACGCCTGAGGAAAGACATACAAGATGCCAACGCGCAGCGCTCTGTCATCGATAGGGATATCACAAAGATCGGATCAGAGGTGAATTTCCTTCGAGCGCAGAAGCCCAGGATAGAAACGAAAGAAGTTCTTCAAGAGGTGGTGAAGGAAGAAAGAAGCCCTGAGAACGTGAGAGAGATTCAAAGGTTAAATGAGCAGATTAACATCATCCACAACAATTACAACTTTTTCCAAGACCAGCTGAGGAAactcaggagagagagagatgaatgGAAGATTGAAAAGTCCAAGATCGAGACCAAAATCCTCACCAGAGATGTCATTAAATATGAACCGGATCCTCTGTTAGAGAAAGAAGCTGACCGTCTGAGAAGAGAATTGAGGGATGAAGCGCAAAGGCGACGTTCAACTGAGGAGTTGGTgtttgacctgaagaacaaataCATCTTGTTGGAAAGACAAAAACCAGAGGAGAAAGTGGTTGTGCAGGAGGTTGTACGTTTACAGAAGGACCCGCGCCAAGTGCATGAGCACGAGAGGCTGAGAAGGACCCTGGATGAAGAAGTGATGACTCGACGTCAGATCGATTTAGAGTTTCAGCAACTAAGAACAAAGGTGGAAGAGTACGAGAGGCTCCTCAGGGCAAGTGATGAGCATCAAAAGAGGATCATAGCAGAGTCAGAACTCAAGGAACTCAGAATGCGGATCCACCAGCTGGAACATGCGCCGCCTGCGGTTTCAGAAAATATTGTTGTTGAGGAGGTACTGAAAGTGGAGAGGGACCCAAAACTTGAGAGGTTGACAAGTGCCCTGCGCTCAGATATGGATAAGGAAACCAGTGATATCCTGCGTCTCCAGAGAGACATCCGTAACATCACTCTTAGGCTTGAGGTGCTCCAGAAAGAAAAGTCGGTTGAAAAGAAAGTGTACAAGGAAGTTGTCCGTGTTGAAAAAGACCAAGCTGTGGAAGCGGAGAGGGATCGCCTGAGGGAACAGGTCTCTAAGATGAAATTTGGAAGACAGGACATTGAGGCTCAAATCAAACGCCTCAGTACTAGAACAAGCCATATGATGACTACCAGGTCTAGCAGCTCAAGAGAAGAAACGACCCTAACAATGAACAGAGACAACTTACTGAGGGAGAAGGACAACCTGACTCGTGAACTCAGGACACTGGAGGCAAAGAAAAACGACATCAACTTGTCTTTCGAGCAGCAGAGCAGACTCATGAGTGAGAGATCACAGATGAGCAGGAACAGAAGCATGAAGATGGGTTCTGACGTACAGCAAATGGAGAGGGAAATCATGAGCGAGAAAGATAAGATCCATATGCGTGACAGCACCATTCGCGAGCTCATGCTGAGCCTGCAGAAAGAGGAACATGCTGAAACCAGGACTAAGGAGACCAACGTGTCCACCAAAATCACCATTCTGGATCCAGACACAGGCAAAGATATGTCTCCTTACGATGCCTACCTGCGGCGACTAATCGATCGCCAACAGTACATTCATTTGCAGGAGCTTGAGTGTGACTGGGAGGAGATTACTTCCGTGGGACCTGACGGCGAGACATCCGTACTGCTGGATCGAAAGAGTGGCAATCAGTACCCCATTAAAGATGCCCTGAGGGATAGCCGACTAACACAGATGGATTTGGATAGGTACAAACAAGGCCAACTCCACATCTCAGAACTTGCCTTGCTGGTTGCCGGTGAAAGCAAGTCCAAGGCCCAGTTCAACTCATTTGTCCCAAATGCCAACACACCATTGATGTCGGCCTCAATTGACTATGCCGCTACACAAACGTATCCAATTGCTGGAATCATGGATACAAACACTAACACCTGCTTCACAGTACGCAGCGCCGCCATGCGTAAACTTATCGACACAACGACAGCCCAAAAGCTGCTTGAGGCTCAGGCGGCAACCGGCGGCATCATTGATATCACCGCCAGAGACAGACACTCGGTTCAGAAGGCAGCTTCCAGAGGCCTCATTGATGAAAGTCAGCTCCAGAGGCTCCTCAACGCTCAAAAGGCCTACACCGGGGTGGAAGACCCAGTGACCAAACAGCGCTTGTCCGTGGGAGAAGCCATCCAGAAAGGTTGGATGCCAAAGGAAAGTGCAACATGGTACATGGAAGCGCAGCACCTGACCGGAGGTCTGGTTGATCCCAATAGCAACAGAAGAATAAGCATCGTGGATGCCATTGGATCCAAAATGATCGACAGCAACATGATGAGAGATATTCAATCTGAAACCAATTACAAGAAGGATATCACAGATCCGCTCACCAAGCAGAAGATCAACTACAAACAAGCCCTGGATCGCTGTAAAAGAGACCCCAACTCTGGCCTTCTAATGTTGCCAGCCTCCTCCAAAGAGTCTGGCTACACTCCAACGTACAACAGATATGCAAGATTCTAA